Within the Erigeron canadensis isolate Cc75 chromosome 6, C_canadensis_v1, whole genome shotgun sequence genome, the region AGAGCTATCAAAAACTAGGATGAATTCTTGTAGTGTTGCGGTTACTCCATGTCGGCCATTGGCGAAGAACCTTATAAAAAGTAACCGTCAGGTACGCTATATTTATTTTCGGTATGGAAGAATtgttagacatatatatatatatatattcatttcaaGTAGAGGCGgaaattttaatcaatttactTACCAAGACAGTTATCCTAGAATTGCATAACATAAAATTTTTTCTGGCTCAAGTAAACAGATCACATCTTATTTGCTAGTTTAAAGGCGTAACTTGCCATTTAAATTGTAcgaaaaaatcaaatttgtgaCTGACTTTTCTTTAGGCCCAAATTTGTCACTAATcttttgaaatatattttattgtacTTTTTACATGATAACTATTGTCTGTtgacattatatattttaattgtgCCTTTTCCGTTTCGGTGATGTTTAGGAACTGAATATTGTCAATTGTTTGACTCATAATGAAATTTTGAGATACTATAAGACAATACACGTGAGATTTGTGTTTAATGAAagttaatcatatatataagtaGCCTTAGGTTTTGTAGCCAGTTCCGTTCTCGATAATTGTGTTTTATACGttgtgttatttaattatttcaaaaccaaatCAGTTTAAAGTTAAATGATTAGGTTTAGCATGTTCTTTCGATTAGCCTTGAATCTCATACTAAAGGTTATACGATTCAGTTGTCAATTATGGTACTAAATTTTTGTCCAAAACAAAACATGACTGCACAAGTGCACATGTCTCTTACTTTTATGTTTAACATTCTGTTAGGTCATCAACTTATATGTGAGTTTACAAGTGCCAGTGCCACATATTTTAGAATGTATATTATGTTGATGGATATCCTTATGCGATATCTGGAAGTATACAATGATAGTTTTTAAATACTGTAGTTAATTCTTGGTAGataaaattctttaaaaaattgGTAACAAAGTAACCTTAATGCTATGTTTTGAATTGCAAATATTCACTTATGACTTTGTCTGTTGGCAAATTATATCCTTTGATAAGATCAATTGCAAATTtgctcttttaatatattttatgtgGCATATATACTCTTATAAATCTTTTGTTAAAAGAGTTTTGCTGGAAAAGAACTTGGCATACCACAATATTCTGATAAGATCACTTATCATTACCACTTATTATTAATTAGGGATAGATATTCTATTTTAGGGAAAACATTTGCATGGTTGGGGAACTCTGACTCGGCTTGGTCAGCATCCGAGTTAAGAGTTGTCGTTGATCTGGGTTGTTATTGGCTCAGGattgttatatattaaaataataataataataataatattttgaaattacatttaatagaaaattaaaaatagactagaaacttcaaacttaaacattATTGTTcagaaacataaacataatactTCATGCATAATTGTTTAAGAACATAGACATTATGcttcaaagtttaaaaatataacttttagtTAATAGATTCGTgcttcattattattttgtccGAATTGCTCGATGATTCGTATTTCATCGGACTCATATTCAACCTCATCATCTATTAGGGtttaactaatattttattttaaaaaagagaGAAAGTTTACTGATTGTTGACCTGAGTTTAACCTGAGTTGACCAGATGACCAAGTCTGATGGAGTTTGACCTGAGTTTGACATGTTGACTGAGTTTGGAGTCCGAGTTGGGCTTATTTGCCTTGGCTAGTCTCCGAGTAGCGACTACTTGCCGATTACTTGGCTTAGTAAAACTTTTACGATCATGCGCATTTGTTAGAATTATTAATCATTGCTTGCAAGTTCTTGGAGACCATGTAATAACGAAGAACTAGTATTAGAAATATGGAAATCTGCTATAAAGAGTCGTACAGTTAGAACTTTGGGAGTCATGAAATTGAGTCCTTGACTATTCTAGATCCCTGTCTCTCGAATAACAGCGTTGGTTCTCTGATTATTGCTGAGAACTTTATTTGGTTCTTAACTTAATATCACTTATTGGCTCATATTACCGCATTTCGTACGACGACGTTCCTTTTTCAGTAActattttctattttagttatttgttcaTGCTATTATGATATGCTTggtaaaaaacataaaattattttattggtGAAACCTTAAATAATTCATTTGTTGAGCACTTCAAAGATTTTATATCGAGCATTTGTAATCggttttggaagaaaaaaaattctaatcTGGGTTGAGTTTCCAAtgtcaattatttttattcacAAGCAAGATATCTGAGGGCATATCACATATATGATGTATTCACTATACATTTTCTTGCAAATTGCTAGTAATGCCATACTCAAAATTCTCATTCAAGTTTACTGAACACTCAAGTTTGTTGGTACAGGATGTACATCTATGTGGTGTTTATGCGAGACGGGAGGCTGCATTTGGAAACATAGAATATGCTAGAAAGGCATTTGACATGGCATTGTTTTCTATTGAAGGTTTTCCGTGGGTTAGTTGTTTTATTATACAAATTACTAACTTACTATGAATAAGACATTGTGCATGCATCCTAATAGAACTTTAGAAGAATATGAAAATGTTGCTTCTCTATTATGCAGGATGTTAAATCAAATGCGTCACTTTTATATCTATGGTATGCAGAAGCTGAGCTTACTGATAAATCTTCTAAGAGTTCAGAATCATTACCACGCGCGTTGCACATTCTTTGCTGCCTGGGATGTGGGTTAAAATATAGTCCTTTTAAAAGTCAACCATCAAATTTGCAATTATTGAGGGCTCGACAAGGTTTTAGGGAACAAATACGGATGATACAGGCAACATGGATACGTGGGACCATAGATGATAATTCCGTTGCTTCCATCTGTTCTGCTGCTTTATTTGAAGAGTTGACTACTGGAATGGAAGCAGCTGTAGAAGTTCTGAATCAGGCTCTTTCCACTGTGCTTCCAGGTGATTGTACCATTTTTTAGGGGAATTTGGGTTTGCATTTTGATACCGACTATCTTATTATTGTGATTTTTAGTCGCTATAGTAGGTTCTTACTTATTGTTTTGACAAGTCTTTTCTACTTTTAGTTATAAAAGAACTTATtatcaaatgataaaaaaaataatacaccTCATTAGTGCCTTTTCCCCCATTTTTAGACACTTCTTTTTTCAACCCCCatgttttatcttatttttttacaaGAATATCTTGTTTGGGCAGTTTATATATTAAGTAGTTAAAGTCTCAAAACATTCAAACATCAAAGGACACGTCCAAACACTATCTCCTACAAACCTGCAAGTTTTACTGTACCTGATTGTCTTTTTTAATTACTCAAATTCATATAATTACTTACATAATACCAGCCTTTACGTGTTGAATTAACTGATTGCATCATACCATCAATGCACTTTGCGATATATGTGCCTATATAATCAGCAGTTTTTATAGCTTCTTATCTGCTCAACCAGTATAGTTGTTCTACAGTTGTCTGTTCCGCCTATGGTAAACAGGAAGTTAAAAATGCAGTGCGTCATTGTGGTTTCATTGTTAACTGTGCGTGCCATAACTAAAGAGATCATTGCTGTGCAACTTTGCTGTATATGAATtatgttttcaacttttcatgTGTGTTTAGCATACTACCTAATGTTTGTGAAAACTATTTTTAGTCTGTGGCATGTGTTGTAGTCTTTACTTTTAAGTAGTAGACAAGTCTTAAGTATTTATGATAAGCTGAAAGGTTAAAAAACCAGTATCCTGTATTTTTCATCTATATTTGGTCATATTTAGAGGAGGAGGTAATTATGTTGCAAAGGTATTTGGATAATTTTGTATAGTCATCTCTAACAAAATTTCTGTAAATGCAGAAAGACGAAGCCAAAATCATCAGCTTGAATTACTATTCAACTTTTATGTGCGGCTGCTTTGTAAACACAGTTCTCAATCAGAGTTAGCAACTATTTGGAAATTTGTTGTTCAAGGGTTGCAGATATATCCATTCAGTCCGAAACTCTATAATTCAATTATTCGAATTGCACATCTTCATACTTCACCTAGTAAACTGCGATGGATCATTGACGACTACTTACACAAGTAAGTTAATATAGGCTGCCtctatattaatgatatattcTCGGATTCTTGTGTATATCTTTGGCTTCGCGTTACTATTGTTCTGCACTATATTTTCTAGAGGTAGCAGTTTCAACAATTTTACCCATGAATGGAtcgatttgggttatgttttatttttaatggatCAAGTGGGTAACATAAAAATTATAGGTAAAAAGGAAATGGATCAAATGGGCTGAAAGTCGCCCCAAATGTATTTTTAACCCAGAAAAcctttcaaatcattttattcaaacatataaatattattaatgaaaTGTGGTTTTTGTGATTATATTTGAGActgattattaaatattattataattaattatattattagaaaaagtTTGGACAAAAAGGGAACTGGGGTGATACCTAAAGGTAATTGTTTTGGACAAAAGAGTTTTGGGAGTTGACCCGACCAATACCATAAATTCTCTGTTTACTGTTACCTAATCCACCCGGCCCTCTCTCTTAGCTAACTCTGGTTTTAATTCTAGATCTTATTTTTCACCACTTTTAGGAAGCCTTCCGTGATACTTTGTCTATTTGCATTGTCATATGAGACAAGTAGAGGAAGTTCGCATCACAGAGTACATAGGATCTTTGAAAGGGCATTGATGGACAACAAATTGAGATTTTCTGTACTTTTATGGCGTTTGTACATTGATTATGAGATCCATGTAACATGTGACCTGCCTGCAGCCAGACGAATTTACTTTCGTGCTATCCACACATGTCCATGGTAAGATCCTTATCATTTATGACCCAACCATAGTTTCCCAATGAACtgatcttattttaattttcaaacaaATTATCAGTTTGTTAAATTTGGACATGTATTTGTCACTACCACTTAGAGGTGGAAAGATGGGCGTGTTGCGTAAAGGGTTTGCGTTGAAAGATGTCTATCTTTTGTATGGATAGAGTTGAGCTAGAACCATTTACGTCAATATAAAGGAAGAATTACTAATATCTTTTATATGATTATGTAAACAATATTATTACTATAtcaatttatagttttgaataAACAAGGCTGGAAGTTTTATGAATTAAAGTACACTTCGGATGACTTCTAAGcagtttgacccatttgaccggATCCTTCTTAgctatattgttttttaatccatTTGAGATACACAAACCCTAATTCTGTTGACATTATGTTTTCTAGGTCAAAAAAGTTATGGCTTGATGGTTTCACTAAATTAAGTTCGGTGCTAACTGCAAAAGAGTTGTCCGATCTATTGGAAGTTATGCGTGACAAAGAGCTCAATGTGAGAACTGATGTTTACGAGATCCTTTTACAAGATGAGATGGACATGTCATAAAAATGAGTGTCTAAAAGGTGTTGTATCTCATAATTACTTGTATAGAACATGTACTCATGTACCATCATCATGAAAGAACATCGTTACATTTAAAAAACACTTGTCAATCCTTGAGAGGTTCAAGAGGCAagtttctttatctttatctctGCTTATTTATAACGCCCTAGCTTGAAAGCAATTCAACACATGATGAGTGTTCAGTGCCATTTAGAGGTATGTTGATTTGGTTGATCGATACCCTGCAATACTTGCCCTAGCTTACTGGATTCAATTAGATTCTGCAACCAATTGTTTAATTACAGTAACAACTATGATTCACCATTTGAATCACAATATCATTACAGTTTTctctctctgttttttttttttcatttcgaatgaaaaatgagaaataaataacaatacttttaatagatagatagatgagTTCTTATATTCAATTGTTTGACACTTTTTTTGTAGCGGCAATTGTTTGACAGTCACATATTCCTTATGAGTTGTAACCGTTTGTCCAAGTATCTCTTCTGGTATGATCACTCCTGTTCGATGCTCATCACCACTTCGGTTTCCTTACTCTATGTGTTCCAGACTTTGAACATCTTTTAAGTCCTTGGACTGCAAATAGTCATTTAAGTGTTGATTACTTTTCTTCTCTTGTAATCATCCCTGAATACTTGGTTATTGTTCCACTGTGCCATGAACTCTTCAACCTTGTATCAATTAAGTTTTTGCAAAGGGTGAATGCAAGCTCCTAGACatgcctatatatacatataatgcaTTGTAGTTATTTCTGAACAAACCTGTATATCGCATAGTTGTTTTACTGTTGCCACGTCTCTTGTTTGGGCAACATCTTTCACATTCATCAATAGCGTTTGATACTCATCATAACATGTTTCCTGAATCAACCAGTACATGCATGGTTAGTGTGAAACGAGAAACAGTATACTGATGTATGTTAGCTCCTTGTGCGTGCAGTTTAACATTTCATCAAATGAAATTACATATACCTGCGACTTAGGAGCCATTTGAATAAGATTATACATTATTTTCATCTGGGAATGAACATCTTCAAGCTCCTTCTGTAATGAAATAATGTCTTTTTTCACATGTTGCAATTTTGCTTCAAGTCTCATGACCTTTGTTTTGTACGCCATTTGACTCTTCTTCATTATCTCAAGGTCATATAAGTCATTCtaaaaatgaagattttgttAATAACATCCAACAATTAGTACGcaccaaaaatgatttaaatTCGAAGATGGAAAAGAATTACCTTTACTATAGACTTTAAGGATTGCTTATAGCGACGCTGGCTTTCTTCTTGTCTTTTGTCCCAATACTCACTGCGTCTACCATAATAAGACGTTTTGGGTTCTTGTGCAGTGAAAATTTCCCTAGTTATCTTTAACTCTCTTAGTTTGTCATGGATTTTCATTTCTTCTTTCCTATTCTTGCTTCCATGTTGGATCCTTTGAGCCATACTTTTGATCTTTCAATTGATGAGTATATGGAGAAGGAAAGAAATATGATTAATTACCTAAAGTGATCAAGACGCACACATGCCagctatatatacacacacacacacataacacATTTTGAAaaaccatatatacatacataccaGATCGTTAAGCTCTTGTGTACCACAGGATGTCATTCCACCAATCTTTTTTGTAGAAAGAAgttcttcctcaacttgttGCAAATATTCCATGTCCATCCGCCCTTTGTTTATCAACCTTCTTTGACAACGTTTTTGATCTGGTCTTATAGGTTTTGCAGCATCAATTTTATCTGTCAAATTTACGACTCTTGTAGGCACTGAACTTTTGGGGGGTTTGTCTCCAGCTATATAACTTTCGCTTCTCCTGATAGACTCACTTTTCCGTTTTATCAATGATTCACGGTTATAAATCGGTTTTAATTTCCAGATTATCTCCCCTTCATCTTCCTGTTTACCAATTTAGACACACATAAGTCGTATGTgagttttcaaaactatattTGCATCATTTAATCTAATGAGAAACATGTACACAAGTTATACGAACCTTTAGCTGTTCAATTTCTTTATTGATACGACATCGAACAATAGTACtcaaaaattgatattttttcttGGCCTCttcttttttgatttcttcaagAGAAGGGCGAAACTTAACTATGTAAAATTGATGACTGCAATTTTCTCTATTTTCAACTTGTAATTGACAACCCATTTTCGTGAGAATCGAATTTAAGTAATGTTTATAAACTTCAACTTGTACCTACACAAGTGTATGTGAAATGTGATGATGTATTTTGTTGAATTATATAACTTGTGTTTATGaaccacatatatatacttattagaAGTACTTGCAACTCACGGCCAACAAAGTCAACCAAGTATACTTAATTCTTAGAAATAGTTGCACCCCACGGCAAGAAAGTCAACTTAATTATTTTTGTGCCTCAGTTGGTGACATGTTTCTTGCTATAACAATATATGTATCTTTCAAAGTTTAAGGAGGAAAGGAAGTTAGCAGAAGCATAAGAATATTTACATCTTTTTATGTAGACTTAGCTGAAGATCTCATCTGTAATAGGTAGGCAGTTATTCGGTGCTACGTTAGATTCTGAATTTGGGTATGCATATAGCTTTTCTTCATAAGGTCATGTGTATGTGggaaaatgggtgggttggataaATTGCCATATTATATACGGATTTTGGGTTGAGCCATAAACACTTCTTCTATATTATTCAGAAAATATGTGTAATGGGATCACAAATATATGTTACTCCAATAGTTATCTATTCTTGACAAAATATACTATATAGGAACAAGGCTAATAGCATAGATTAGCGCCATAGATATGTtgataaaaatgatatatcatAAGATAAGAATTACATCCTTTCTTAATACAAAGTGACGTGAATAATGATATGCAAGTTTTAAAGCataatatacaaatattaaagcaataattttaataaaatcccAACAACCCTCATATTTGAATTAATTGAATATGTATCAATACTCAGAAATGATATATTCTCTTAAAAACCAGCTTAAAAATCCCTTAAAAATCATAAGATTGTGACATCTGGATTCCACTCATTCTCTTCTCTATTTTATCCCTTGAGTTTATCATTTGTCATCATTTTATAATTAGAAGGATTAATAAACTATTTACTTACTAATTATTTTCCATAAgcaatttatcaaatttaaaacaaaaatatcaattaaaagATTGTTTTTCCCCCCAACATTTTTGGCTTTTACCCACACGTTTGGCTTTTAAGTGAACTCCTAGATCTAGGGATTGATcagtttctttcatttttttaacttttaatttattttattttattttattttattttatttttgatattctCACAATTTTTTAGTAGGACCACCCAATATACAAATCCATTTAAAATACTAATTCGAtgtagatatttttttttaaaaaagtaattcGATGTAGATATCTAATTACTTTTGTATGCAATAAATGGTTTGGAATTtgaaaagattaattatttattttctttttattttatttctttcttacaaaaaataaatttctcAACCACAAAAACgtatataaaatgttttataggttgttattattttatagtTGTTTTTGGCAACCTTTAgtgtatatacacacatatattccACAGTATGGTTATGTTATCGCCTTTAAAAATATCTACGACATCACACAACCATGCTTATGCTTGCACATACCGATGTCGCACATCGTGCGACTCGCAACCACTTGGTTATAATGATGCGTATCACAACACTTAACATCCTCTctaccataaaaataaaaaataaaataaaaaaaacaaatgtaatGACTGGTACACTTATTATGTAGCTACATTAATAAGTTCGGGATTTGCTAGTGCACCtatctaaatttatatttaatgtgtataaatTCAACCtaacaattttatatttttaaatgaatagttaatacatatttacatattttagGATGGTTGGACTTCATTAAATGCTTCTTAACTAGGGTACTAGGGGCATTAGTTATCAAATCCAATTTCAGATTAGAAAAAAACAAAGGATGTATGATCAAAGATTGTCGAGCTGCTATGGTAGATTCTCCCGATGGGAATGGAACTAGTCGAGACCCCCGACCACTCCAACCAAATTACACCTGTTTCAAGAACTACTCTCCTGGATTCATGTTCTTGCTCTATCGGATATTAACGACACTTGGACATGGAAGGCTGGTCCCTCTAGTTGTTTCTTTGTGAAGTCAATGAAAGCCCAATTACTATCCACCTCGCCGGCCTTTCCCATGGAATAAACTTGCCCCATTGAAAGTCAATATTATGGGATGATATGTGGCAATGAACAAATTACCAACATCGGACCTCTTCAACGTAACATTCCCTAAGTCATCAGCACTTGCCTGTGCAACACACTCACTGAATCATCCTGATAGCTCTTCTCGGAATGTAGTTTTGCAGACATGCTTTGGACAGTTGTCTTCCAATGGTGTAAGCTCCCACTCACAAAACCATCCCACCTGCAGGAACTCTCTGAAGTTTAAACTCTACAAAGCAACTGTGATAGACAGCAAAATAAGATCCCTCATCAACCTAATCATCCTATCCTGCTGCTAGACcatttgaaaaatgataaacGAATAATACAACCCCATCACTCCATTTTGCCCTTCAAGAAAGTCAAAGCAACAAGCTTCTTATGGAAATCCAATCGTATAAAATCACCGCTCATCAAATGGACACAATGGAGCAATTTTACCTTGTAAATGTAGGTTCTGTTTCTAATATTCTCATTACTTCTCCTTGTATCCAATAAAATTGgcagtttgaaaaaaaattacagcaatatacattatttgtttaagaaaagcaaagaaaaaaagatacaaGAATATACAAGTAGGTTTTTATTGATCATTTTAGACCCTAATTTGCATCAGACAAATAAAATCTCACCTATAATTTAAGAGCATCAGGTATGGATACAGGATACAGAACTATCCAGACTGCCATCTCAGCGCCACGTCAATTTTCATCGTTTCATCGGTTTTGATGCTGAACCATCCAGAATGCATACCCTATGCTCTAACAAGTGACGACCGTGGGTTGGGTATTTGGGTCTCCAGTCCTCACTCTCAAAAACCCCTAGCTAC harbors:
- the LOC122603598 gene encoding proton pump-interactor BIP131-like, with product MGCQLQVENRENCSHQFYIVKFRPSLEEIKKEEAKKKYQFLSTIVRCRINKEIEQLKEDEGEIIWKLKPIYNRESLIKRKSESIRRSESYIAGDKPPKSSVPTRVVNLTDKIDAAKPIRPDQKRCQRRLINKGRMDMEYLQQVEEELLSTKKIGGMTSCGTQELNDLIKSMAQRIQHGSKNRKEEMKIHDKLRELKITREIFTAQEPKTSYYGRRSEYWDKRQEESQRRYKQSLKSIVKNDLYDLEIMKKSQMAYKTKVMRLEAKLQHVKKDIISLQKELEDVHSQMKIMYNLIQMAPKSQETCYDEYQTLLMNVKDVAQTRDVATVKQLCDIQVEEFMAQWNNNQVFRDDYKRRKVINT